The genomic DNA GCTTTCCAAATAGCGCTTAGCCCCTTCATAATCATCAGTAGAAGCGTTAAAAGTCTTAGCGATTTCAATCTGAGATTTCACTTCAAATTCAAAATTATTGGATTTTTGGTAAGCCGTTGCAAAACTCTCCCTCGCCTCTTCATTCTTGCCCAAACTCGCGAGAATTTGCCCTCGGAGAAAGGCTATTCTACTTCTCAGATTTCTATTTTTGGTATCGGCATAGGCTTGGGAAAGAGCTTCTACGGCTTCCTCTTTTTGCCCCTGCGCCAATAGATTTTCGGCATAAAAAGCATTGAGCAAGCCTCGGTATTTTTTCTTGATATCGGCTTGTTGGAGTGTTTTAAAAATTTCATCGGCGCGGTGCTCATCTTTCATTTTAGAATAAAGACGAGCTTCGTAAATCTGTGCCAAAGGCAGGCGCTTATCCTGTTTCATATGCGACAGAATAAAGTTAATCGCATCTAAGGCTTCCAAATATTTGCCTTGGTACATTCTGGCTTGGGCTAAAATAAGATAAGCCTCAAACATCATCTTGTTGCGCTCCTCGCCATCTTTCATCACGCTATGGTTTTCAATGGCTTTTAGAGCTTTCGCTTCGGCAATTTCCAGCGTTTTAGCTCCTTTGGGATTGTTGTCCTCTTCGGGTGCATTGAACCCTGCAGCAAAGCGTGGCGTAGGATTTTCTTCTTCCGTTGCCTCCGCCTCATTTTCAAATGTAAATAACTGAATATAAGGCTTATAAAAGTTATCTTGATAATTTTTATTTCTCGTATTGAGTTCCGTTTCTAAGGCTTCTTTCCCATTAAACAAAGTGTTATAATAGGCTAAAAAATTATGGGTAACACGGTTGGTTGGGGCTTTCTTCCGAGAGGAACACGCTATCGCCACCGCCATTATGGTTAAAATTAGAATATATTTTTTCATCGTTATTTAGTATAACTTTTTAATGTTGAATTTATTATGAAGCACAACGATTATTTTTCATCGCTTATTGTACTCAGAATTTCGTACACCAAATGGGTGGGAAGTCCCATAATCGTATAAAAACTGCCTTCTATTTTTTGAATTTTTGCCATCCCTAACCATTCCTGAATGCCGTAAGCCCCAGCTTTATCCCAAGGTTTAAACTTTTGAATATAAAAATCCATCTCCGCCTCTGTCATTGGGAAAAAAGTGACTTTGGCAACATCGGTTTTCGTGATGATTCGTTCCGCCGTGCGCAGGCTAATCCCTGTATAAACCTGATGCGTTCTCCCTGACAATTGCCTTAGCATCGTTTTGGCGTGGGCTTCATCTTTGGGCTTTCCTAAAACTTCGTTTTCTACGGCAATAATGGTGTCCGCAGTTAGTAGCACCTCGTGAGGTTCTAATGCCCGAAAGGCTTCTGCTTTAAGTTGCGAAAGGTAACCTGCCACCTCCGAAACGGGCATTTCCTTGGGATAAATCTCCTCGCAATTGATGCTCACCACCTGAAATGGATAGCCCAACTGTTCTAATAATTCCTTCCGCCGCGGCGACTGCGACGCCAAATAGAGTTGCTTCCTCATCTCAAACTATTAACGCCACAATAGTACTCATTTATGATGAAAAATGCAATTTATCTGTTGCTTTTTTTATGGTAAAAAAGCCCTTAAACCGAGCGGGTATCATCTTCTGACCATTGGTTTTGGGCTTTTAGCACTTGCTCTATCACATCTCTAACGGCACCACTACCCCCCAAAGTGGGTGAAATATAATCCGAAATGGCTTTGACTTCTGGTCGTGCATTGGGCGGACAAGTAGCTATGGCAGAGGCTTTCATCATCGGGAGGTCGGGTAAATCATCTCCCATGGTAAGGATATCCTCATCTTTGAGCTGATGTTGATTTTTAAACGCCTCATAATCCAATAATTTATCCGAAGATTTGGGGTAATAATCTGTGATGCCTAAATATTGCAGCCGATTTTTCACCATCGGGTCGTTGCCGCCTGTAATCACGCCGATTTTATAAGATTTCCTCAAAGCCTTGACCACCGCATAGCCATCTAACACATTCATTACCCGAGACATACTCCCATCTGGCATCAAAAAAATACTACCGTCGGTAAATACGCCATCTACATCAAAAACGAAAGCTTTAATCTGTTTTAACCGCTGTTTATAACTCATACATTTGTTTTATCGATTGGTTCATTATTTCGTAAATTTTAAGCTGCATCGGGTCTTTAATGATGGCTTTATGAAGCTCCAGAACGCGTTGGTCTTGCCTTACCGCTGGTCCTGTTTGGGCTTCTTTGGGCGGAATATGGTAAATTTTGTCCGTGGTTTCCTCTATCAATGGTAAAAAATAATAAAACGGAATTCCCTGAGCATCTGCAATTTCCTTCGCTCTGGCATAGAGGTGATTTACAAAATTACACACAAAAACGGCTGTGAGATGGATGTACTTTCGCTTTTCATAGTCTGCCTCCATCACCCGTGGGGATATTTTTAAGGCTATCGTTTTAAGCGTTGCCGCATCTTCCGTCGTTTCGGCTTCCACAAAAAACGGAATTTCCGAATAGTCTAAAAATTTAGTTTTAGAGAAAGTTTGCAAAGGATAAAAAGAGGCTTTCCGATAATTGCCCTCCAAAATTTCCTTTGGCAGAGAGCCCGAAGTATGCGCCACTAAAGCATCTACATTGGTAATGTGTTGAGAAACCTCTGCCACGGCATCATCTTTTACACAGAGAATGTAGAGGTCTGCCTCCGCCAAATCTGTGGTGCTATAGGGTAGTTGATTTTCCTCTGCAATGGCTTTTAGCGCCTCCTCATTGCGCCCAAAAACTTGCACCACATTAAGTTCAGCCTCTTTAAACGCTTTGCTGAGGTGGTACGCTACATTCCCAGAGCCTATCATCACGATTCTCATTTCATTCATTTTAATAAACAAAGATAAAAAATTTTAAGGAGTTGGGCTTTATCTCATTTTTAAACATTAAATTTAACTTTTTAAAATTGCGAACATCTAACCCAAGAACAGACGCAGATGGATATTGTGGAAAATGAAATCATCAGCCTAATGAACACGCCTGAGCACCAAGAAAAAGGGCTTAGGAAGATGATGGATGCCTTCCAAGAACGGCTCTATTGGCATATCCGTCGGCTGGTGGTAAGCCATGATACGGCGCAAGATGTATTGCAGGAAACTTTCATTAAAGCTTATCAAAATTTTAGTCAATTTAAAAAGGAAAGTAAGCTCTATACTTGGCTTTATCGCATTGCTACTAATGAAGCACTGCAAGAATTGAGAAAAATGCAAAGAAAACTCCAGAACGAAAGTACCTTGGTGGATGAAATGCATCACCTCGTTTCTAACCACACACCCCACGATGCCGATGAGGTTCAGCGTCTGTTGCAGCAAGCCATCCACACCTTGCCAGAGAAGCAAAAAATTGTTTTTACGCTGAGGTATTACGATGATTTGCCTTATGAAGAATTGAGTAAAATGCTCAATATGAGCGTGGGGACTTTGAAAACCAATTACCACTACGCCAAACAGAAAATAGAGGATTATATTACCGCTCAACACGACTCCATTTAAAAACCGATGCTATGAAAAAATTAGATATAGACCATTTAGATAAAAAGATGCCGTACGACATTCCAGAAGGCTTTTTTGATGATTTTCAGGAGCAAGTCATCAGCAAAATACAACCTCGGAAGCAAGAAAAAACGCCCATTTTCAGATTGAAATCGTGGTATTGGGCAGCCGCCGTGGTGTGCTTAATCGGTAGTTTGATTTTATTTTTACAAAACACTGATTTTCAAAATAATGAACCTCAAATAGCGGTAACAAATTCCTCTATTACAGCGCCTAACACTGGCTTAGAAGAAACGATAACGGCGCCCATAGCCGCCATAACAGCACCTGAAAAAGAAAATTTTAATCCTGATTTAACTTTAACGGAAAAGGTGCATCAAAGAGATGAAACGAAACCAAAGCCAATACCTCAAACGCCACCAGCGAAAGCCCATTTAGGAAAAGAAAATGCTGATTTTATCTTGGCAAGTTTTACCCCTAAAGAGGTGAATGAGGTGACGCAAAATATAGAACAAGACATTTATTTAGACTTATATTATTAAAAGATGAAAACTGTAATCCTTTCATTATTATTAGTTTTAGGGCTCAATTTTTCTTTTGCTCAAAACCAAAAACCGTGGCAAGAGGCTAAAAATGAAACCTCACAAACTGCCTCTACACCCCCTTCTCACGAGGAGCATATGGCGCGCATTCTTCAGTATAAACAAGAACAGGTGCTCAAAGCGCTGAATTTACCCGAGGAAAAGAGAAAGGCATTTGTGCCACTATACCAAGCGTATCAGAACAAAATGATGGAGATTAAACACAGCTTTAAGCCTATTAAAAATCCTGATGCCGTTTCTGACCAAGAGGCTCGGGAAGATTTGGAGAAAAGTTTTAAAGTAGGGCAAGCGCTATTAGACCAGCGAAAAGTCTATGCCGCCAAGTTTTTGCAAATCCTAACACCTCAACAGGTGATTAAAATATTCCAAACCGAAGGATTGTTGCGCGACAAAATGATCAAACACAAAGCCGAACACTGCAAATAGTTTTTTTTCATATATTATTATTTTTCCCCGAAGTGGCCAATGGTTGCTTTGGAGTTTTTGTTAGAAATCAACACTCTCAAAGGCGTTTTTTATATGCGTGAGTTCCAAGGTTTGTTGTGGCGTTTTCAGGATAGAAATAATATCAAAACGGACTTCTACATCATCCGGATAAGCGTTCAGAAAATCATCGGTGGCTAAGATGATCCGTTGGATTTTCTTCCTATCTACGGCGGATTGTGGCGCTACCATTGTATCATGCTGCCGTGCTTTTACTTCTACAACCACCAACAAGTCCCCTAACCGTGTAATGAGATCTAACTCCGCTTTTTGATAGCGGTAATTGCGAGCCACAATGGCATAACCCAATTTCTGAAGGTAATTTGCGGCAAAATTTTCCGCCTCTTTGCCAAAATCGTTATGCTCTGCCACGATGAATTATTGGTATGTTAAACTCACGGCTTTTGGCGAAACTTTCATCCGAACTTCTGCGCCAATCACCAGTGGAAGATTTTCGTAAATATGCCCATTCGGGAAGCCGTAAATAATAGGAAAATCGTAATCTTTAAGCCGATGGGCGATGATTTGATAAGCTTTGTCATCAAAACTCGCTTCGTATGCTGGATTGTCTTTCTCGCTGCCCATATTGGTCATTCCGCCCACCACCAAGCCTTTAATTTTTCTAAAAACACCCGCTAAATCTAAAGCCATCAGCATTCTATCCAATGCGTAAAATTGCTCGCCAATATCTTCTATAAACAGAATTTTATCTTTAAAATTAAAGCTATAAGGCGTTCCTAATAAGGCATAAATCAGTGCGAGATTGCCACCGACCAAAATACCTTGTGCTTCGCCCTTTTGGTTTAAATGATGATGCTGGAACTGATAATGAGGCATTTGACCTTCCAATAGAGAGAAAATCATCGGATAAGCCTCTGCTGTCACTCCAAAAGATGAAGTTTTGAGTGTTTGCCCATGAATACTGGCGATGTTATTTTTAAGCAATAGACTCTGTATCACGGTGTTATCGGAATATCCAATGTACCATTTCGGCATTTTTTTGAGGGGAGGCATTTTCAAATGACGGAGTAGATGTTGGCAGCCGTAGCCGCCTCTTGTAGCCCAAATGGCAGAAAAAGAAGGGTTGGAAAAAGCCCAATTTAAGTCAGAAATGCGCTCTTCCTCCGTGCCAGAGTAAGCATAACCCTCTTCATATCGTCCCAAAGCGTGCGGCGAAAGTACGGGCTGATAGCCATATTCTTTTATTAAATCCAAAGTGGATTGAATTTGAGCGTGCTCCACGGCGCCTGCTGGCGATACCACCGCGATTAAATCGCCTTTTTTTACTGTTTTTGGTTTTTGTATCATATTTATTTAGAATGCCTTAGCGTATCTTTCACATAGCCGCTTCTTTCTAATTCTTGGTCAAATTTATTAAACTTTTTAAAGCTTTGCATAAAAATAAAAACACTGATAATCAGAAGGATTACGCCTACACCTTTTCTGATGCTATTGGCTATTTTCTGCGTTAATTTATAGTGAAACTGTTTTGCCAGCACAATTTTAATCAAATCAATACCGATATAAGTGCTGATCATTAGCCCGATGTAGAGGATAAATTCGTAGGGGTTAGGGTATTGGTTTCTCACGGAAATCACGGTTACCAGCCAAAATAAGACCACCCCAATATTGATTATATTGAGAAAAAAGCCGTTTAAAAAAGTTTTAAAATAATTTT from Riemerella columbina includes the following:
- a CDS encoding YraN family protein translates to MAEHNDFGKEAENFAANYLQKLGYAIVARNYRYQKAELDLITRLGDLLVVVEVKARQHDTMVAPQSAVDRKKIQRIILATDDFLNAYPDDVEVRFDIISILKTPQQTLELTHIKNAFESVDF
- a CDS encoding RNA polymerase sigma factor, with the translated sequence MDIVENEIISLMNTPEHQEKGLRKMMDAFQERLYWHIRRLVVSHDTAQDVLQETFIKAYQNFSQFKKESKLYTWLYRIATNEALQELRKMQRKLQNESTLVDEMHHLVSNHTPHDADEVQRLLQQAIHTLPEKQKIVFTLRYYDDLPYEELSKMLNMSVGTLKTNYHYAKQKIEDYITAQHDSI
- a CDS encoding Rossmann-like and DUF2520 domain-containing protein, producing MNEMRIVMIGSGNVAYHLSKAFKEAELNVVQVFGRNEEALKAIAEENQLPYSTTDLAEADLYILCVKDDAVAEVSQHITNVDALVAHTSGSLPKEILEGNYRKASFYPLQTFSKTKFLDYSEIPFFVEAETTEDAATLKTIALKISPRVMEADYEKRKYIHLTAVFVCNFVNHLYARAKEIADAQGIPFYYFLPLIEETTDKIYHIPPKEAQTGPAVRQDQRVLELHKAIIKDPMQLKIYEIMNQSIKQMYEL
- a CDS encoding Maf family protein, whose product is MRKQLYLASQSPRRKELLEQLGYPFQVVSINCEEIYPKEMPVSEVAGYLSQLKAEAFRALEPHEVLLTADTIIAVENEVLGKPKDEAHAKTMLRQLSGRTHQVYTGISLRTAERIITKTDVAKVTFFPMTEAEMDFYIQKFKPWDKAGAYGIQEWLGMAKIQKIEGSFYTIMGLPTHLVYEILSTISDEK
- a CDS encoding S66 peptidase family protein, which gives rise to MIQKPKTVKKGDLIAVVSPAGAVEHAQIQSTLDLIKEYGYQPVLSPHALGRYEEGYAYSGTEEERISDLNWAFSNPSFSAIWATRGGYGCQHLLRHLKMPPLKKMPKWYIGYSDNTVIQSLLLKNNIASIHGQTLKTSSFGVTAEAYPMIFSLLEGQMPHYQFQHHHLNQKGEAQGILVGGNLALIYALLGTPYSFNFKDKILFIEDIGEQFYALDRMLMALDLAGVFRKIKGLVVGGMTNMGSEKDNPAYEASFDDKAYQIIAHRLKDYDFPIIYGFPNGHIYENLPLVIGAEVRMKVSPKAVSLTYQ
- a CDS encoding LysE family translocator, giving the protein MLELIISAIMLGLMLSLVFIGPIFFLLIETSFSRGPKHALALDLGVISADLLCILAAYFASDDLVELIDKHPSFYRITALIIFVYGIFMMVSKTKMHIEGEKQIINQNYFKTFLNGFFLNIINIGVVLFWLVTVISVRNQYPNPYEFILYIGLMISTYIGIDLIKIVLAKQFHYKLTQKIANSIRKGVGVILLIISVFIFMQSFKKFNKFDQELERSGYVKDTLRHSK
- a CDS encoding KdsC family phosphatase; amino-acid sequence: MSYKQRLKQIKAFVFDVDGVFTDGSIFLMPDGSMSRVMNVLDGYAVVKALRKSYKIGVITGGNDPMVKNRLQYLGITDYYPKSSDKLLDYEAFKNQHQLKDEDILTMGDDLPDLPMMKASAIATCPPNARPEVKAISDYISPTLGGSGAVRDVIEQVLKAQNQWSEDDTRSV